In the genome of Pseudomonas sp. HS6, one region contains:
- a CDS encoding virulence factor family protein, whose amino-acid sequence MIQRSLKYILAALIVLAVIAGGGYWYLKRPAPEPTLEQLTPTDGIAMTRVIPGTKPKAQVLVAVEDDKKLTDNQLTTLSRSASAQIVQVILPKDCLLQSRALQSGLRELNGPATLVSGIGPGAVLAWRWLSEQKDDKAQAVSVDLALEKGGCTHLLPKSAAHGHWLVAWNDNPDDTSAGFVRDQPNAETSISDYDINLPQVLNNELRKILVGGDKAAGGLQIPVVEVPAGQAKDTVTLFLSGDGGWRDLDRDVAGEMAKIGYPVVGIDTLRYYWQHKSPEQSALDLTELMQHYRQKWGTKRFILTGYSFGADVLPAIYNRLPDTEQQRIDAIILLAFARTGSFEIEVEGWLGNAGKEAATGPEMAKLPPAKVVCIYGEEETDESGCTDKTAVGEAVKLPGGHHFDENYPALAKRLVDLIEKRQVKDQPAE is encoded by the coding sequence ATGATTCAACGCTCCCTGAAGTACATCCTGGCCGCACTGATCGTGCTGGCCGTGATTGCCGGCGGCGGTTACTGGTACCTCAAACGCCCGGCACCGGAACCGACCCTCGAACAGCTCACCCCGACTGATGGCATCGCCATGACCCGGGTCATCCCCGGCACCAAGCCCAAGGCTCAGGTGCTGGTGGCGGTCGAGGACGACAAGAAACTCACCGACAACCAGCTGACCACCCTGAGCCGCAGCGCCTCGGCGCAGATCGTTCAGGTGATTCTGCCCAAGGACTGTCTGCTGCAAAGCCGCGCGCTGCAAAGCGGCCTGCGTGAGCTGAACGGCCCGGCGACCCTGGTCAGCGGCATCGGCCCTGGCGCCGTGCTGGCCTGGCGCTGGCTGTCCGAACAGAAAGACGACAAGGCCCAGGCCGTGTCGGTCGACCTGGCGCTGGAAAAAGGCGGCTGCACCCACCTGCTGCCGAAATCCGCCGCCCACGGCCACTGGCTGGTGGCCTGGAACGACAACCCGGATGACACCAGCGCCGGTTTCGTGCGTGATCAACCGAACGCCGAAACCAGCATCAGCGACTACGACATCAACCTGCCGCAAGTGCTGAACAACGAACTGCGCAAGATCCTCGTCGGTGGCGACAAAGCCGCTGGCGGCCTGCAGATCCCGGTCGTGGAAGTCCCGGCCGGCCAGGCCAAGGACACCGTGACCCTGTTCCTCTCCGGTGACGGCGGCTGGCGTGACCTCGACCGCGACGTGGCCGGTGAGATGGCCAAGATCGGCTATCCGGTCGTCGGCATCGACACCCTGCGCTACTACTGGCAGCACAAGAGCCCGGAACAGAGCGCGCTGGACCTGACCGAACTGATGCAGCACTACCGCCAGAAATGGGGCACCAAACGCTTCATCCTGACCGGCTACTCGTTCGGTGCCGACGTCCTGCCGGCGATCTACAACCGCCTGCCGGACACCGAGCAGCAACGCATCGACGCAATCATCCTGCTGGCCTTCGCCCGCACCGGCAGCTTCGAAATCGAAGTCGAAGGCTGGCTCGGCAACGCCGGCAAAGAAGCCGCCACCGGCCCGGAAATGGCCAAACTGCCACCGGCCAAGGTCGTGTGCATCTACGGCGAAGAAGAGACGGATGAAAGCGGCTGCACCGACAAGACGGCGGTGGGCGAAGCGGTGAAACTGCCTGGCGGCCACCACTTCGACGAGAACTACCCGGCGCTGGCCAAGCGGTTGGTGGATCTGATCGAGAAGCGTCAGGTCAAGGATCAGCCGGCAGAGTGA
- a CDS encoding proline--tRNA ligase — MRTSQFLLATQKETPSDAVVISHQLMLRAGMIRKLASGLYTWLPMGLRVMRKVEAIVREEMNAAGSLEVLMPSTQPAELWQESGRWEEYGPELLRFKDRHGRDFCAGPTHEEVITDLMRNELSSYKQLPINLYQIQTKFRDEIRPRFGLMRGREFIMKDAYSFHADQASLQVTYDRMHEAYCNVFTRLGLKFRPVEADNGSIGGAGSHEFHVLAESGEDDIVFSNGSDYAANIEKAEAVPRETSRAAPAEELRLVDTPDTKTIAALVEKFNLPIEKTIKTLIVHAEEEGKLIALVIRGDHELNEIKAAQQPGVASPLVMASDAELRDAIGAGAGSLGPLNLPLPIIIDRSVELMSDFGIGANIDDKHYFGVNWERDLPVPAVADLRNVVAGDPSPDGKGTLAIARGIEVGHIFQLGNKYSQAMKCEVLGDNGKPVTLEMGCYGIGVSRVVAAAIEQNNDENGIIWSDTLAPFQIALVPLRYETELVREATDKLYAELTAAGFEVLLDDRDKKTSPGIKFADMELIGIPHRIVVSDRGLAEGNLEYKSRTEGQAQALPVADVLSFLQARIRR; from the coding sequence ATGCGCACCAGTCAATTTTTGCTCGCCACACAGAAAGAAACGCCTTCCGACGCGGTCGTGATCAGCCATCAGCTGATGCTGCGCGCCGGCATGATCCGCAAACTCGCCTCGGGCCTGTACACCTGGCTGCCGATGGGCTTGCGGGTAATGCGCAAGGTAGAAGCCATCGTTCGCGAAGAGATGAACGCCGCCGGCTCTCTGGAAGTGTTGATGCCGAGCACCCAACCGGCCGAGCTGTGGCAGGAATCGGGTCGCTGGGAAGAATACGGCCCTGAGTTGCTGCGCTTCAAAGACCGTCATGGTCGCGATTTCTGCGCGGGCCCGACCCACGAAGAAGTGATCACCGATCTGATGCGCAACGAGTTGAGCAGCTACAAGCAGCTGCCAATCAACCTGTACCAGATCCAGACCAAGTTCCGTGACGAAATCCGCCCACGCTTCGGTTTGATGCGCGGCCGTGAATTCATCATGAAGGACGCTTACTCGTTCCACGCCGATCAGGCGTCGCTGCAGGTCACCTATGACCGCATGCACGAGGCGTACTGCAACGTGTTCACACGTCTTGGCCTGAAATTCCGTCCGGTTGAAGCCGACAACGGCTCCATCGGTGGTGCCGGTTCCCACGAATTCCACGTGCTGGCCGAGTCCGGTGAAGACGATATCGTTTTCAGCAACGGCTCCGACTACGCGGCGAACATCGAGAAAGCCGAAGCCGTACCGCGTGAAACTTCCCGCGCTGCGCCGGCCGAAGAGCTGCGCCTGGTCGACACCCCGGACACCAAGACCATCGCGGCCCTGGTGGAGAAATTCAATCTGCCGATTGAAAAGACCATCAAGACCCTGATCGTGCATGCCGAAGAAGAAGGCAAGCTGATCGCCCTGGTCATCCGTGGCGACCACGAACTGAACGAAATCAAGGCTGCCCAGCAACCTGGCGTCGCCAGCCCGCTGGTCATGGCATCCGATGCAGAGCTGCGTGACGCCATCGGCGCCGGCGCCGGCTCCCTCGGCCCGCTGAACCTGCCGCTGCCAATCATCATCGACCGCTCGGTCGAGCTGATGAGCGACTTCGGCATCGGTGCCAACATCGACGACAAGCACTACTTCGGCGTGAACTGGGAGCGTGATCTGCCGGTTCCGGCCGTGGCCGACCTGCGCAACGTCGTGGCCGGCGACCCGAGCCCGGACGGCAAAGGGACCCTGGCCATCGCACGCGGCATCGAAGTCGGGCACATCTTCCAGCTGGGCAACAAGTACAGCCAGGCGATGAAGTGCGAAGTGCTGGGCGATAACGGCAAGCCTGTGACCCTGGAAATGGGTTGCTACGGCATTGGCGTTTCCCGCGTTGTGGCTGCAGCCATCGAGCAGAACAACGACGAAAACGGCATCATCTGGAGCGACACCCTGGCGCCGTTCCAGATCGCCCTGGTACCACTGCGCTATGAAACCGAGCTGGTGCGTGAAGCCACCGACAAGCTGTACGCGGAACTCACCGCGGCCGGCTTCGAAGTGCTGTTGGACGATCGTGACAAGAAAACCAGCCCGGGCATCAAGTTCGCGGACATGGAGCTGATCGGCATTCCACACCGGATCGTAGTCAGTGACCGCGGCCTCGCCGAAGGCAACCTGGAATACAAGAGCCGTACCGAAGGCCAGGCGCAAGCGCTGCCGGTTGCCGACGTGCTGTCCTTCCTTCAGGCCCGTATCCGCCGCTGA
- the mprF gene encoding bifunctional lysylphosphatidylglycerol flippase/synthetase MprF, producing the protein MRANSSDPQDTLTVNPPIKPERMRLLDRISKYRQPIGLAVTLLLFAIALIACRHLLSELDLYALHDSILDVPKPALLGAFGATVVGFIILLGYEWSASRYAGVTIPPRTLALGGFTAFAIGNAIGLSMLSGGSVRYRLYARLGLGASEVAHMTLFASLSLGCALPPLAALATLSDLPAASQALGLSEGLLATIASAVLLLGAILAIGIYRRRLPEQPLRDNLLVKVGRRTLRLPGRRLTFLQLVITALDVAAAATVLYLLLPEAPPFGAFLLVYLLALAAGVLSHVPGGVGVFEAILLAAFADKLGAAPLAAALLLYRMIYVVLPLLVACVLLLINEGQRLFQTQTMRAASGLAAPILAVLVFLSGVVLLFSGATPEIDTRLEHIAYLIPHRLVDASHFGASLIGVLCLMLAQGLRRRLSAAWMLTTILLLVGALLSLLKGFDWEEATLMTLTAALLGVFRRSFYRPSRLTEVPFSPLYLVASLCVLGASTWLLLFAYQDVPYSHQLWWQFTLDADAPRGLRSLLGAAVLLLVIALTWLLRTARPVIHLPTPDELERATKILMASSQPDGGLALTGDKALLFHPNDEAFLMYARRGRSLVALYDPIGPGQQRAEMIWQFRDLCDIHHARPVFYQVRAENLPYYMDIGLTAIKLGEEARVDLHRFDLEAKGKEMKDLRYTWNRGTRDGLSLEIHEPGQAPMDELKVISDAWLTGKNVREKGFSLGRFSDDYLKHFRIAVIRFEGRPVAFANLLETYSHDLASLDLMRSHPDAPKLTMEFLMVGLIQHYKSHGYARFSLGMVPLSGLQPRRGAPLTQRLGSMVFRRGEQLYNFQGLRRFKDKFQPDWEPRYMAVPAGLDPLVALADTAALIAGGLTGLVKR; encoded by the coding sequence ATGCGCGCCAACTCGTCTGATCCACAAGACACCCTCACCGTGAATCCACCGATCAAGCCTGAGCGCATGCGCCTGCTGGATCGAATCAGCAAATACCGGCAGCCGATTGGTCTGGCGGTCACTTTGCTGCTGTTCGCTATCGCACTGATTGCCTGTCGCCATCTGCTCAGCGAACTCGACCTCTATGCCTTGCACGACTCGATTCTCGATGTACCGAAGCCCGCCCTGCTTGGCGCTTTCGGCGCGACCGTTGTCGGCTTCATCATTCTGCTGGGCTACGAATGGTCGGCCAGTCGCTATGCCGGCGTGACCATTCCGCCGCGCACGCTTGCTCTCGGCGGCTTCACGGCGTTCGCGATCGGCAACGCCATCGGCCTGTCGATGCTGTCCGGCGGTTCGGTGCGTTACCGTTTATATGCACGACTTGGCCTGGGCGCTTCGGAAGTGGCGCACATGACCCTGTTCGCCAGCCTGTCGCTGGGCTGTGCCCTGCCGCCGCTGGCAGCGCTGGCGACCCTGAGTGACCTGCCGGCCGCTTCCCAGGCGCTGGGCTTGTCCGAGGGTCTGCTGGCCACGATTGCCTCGGCAGTGCTGCTGCTCGGCGCGATTCTGGCCATCGGCATCTACCGTCGACGCCTGCCGGAGCAGCCTTTGCGTGACAACCTGCTGGTCAAGGTCGGTCGCCGCACCCTGCGCCTGCCGGGTCGACGCCTGACCTTCCTGCAACTGGTCATCACCGCTCTCGACGTGGCCGCTGCCGCCACCGTGCTCTATCTGCTGCTGCCGGAAGCCCCGCCATTCGGCGCGTTCCTGCTGGTGTATCTGCTGGCCCTGGCTGCCGGTGTTCTCAGCCATGTACCGGGTGGGGTCGGCGTCTTCGAAGCCATCCTGCTCGCGGCGTTCGCCGACAAGCTCGGTGCTGCGCCACTGGCCGCCGCCCTGCTGCTATATCGCATGATCTACGTGGTACTGCCATTGCTGGTGGCCTGCGTATTGCTGCTGATCAACGAAGGTCAGCGCCTGTTCCAGACGCAAACCATGCGAGCTGCCTCCGGTCTGGCGGCACCGATCCTCGCGGTGCTGGTGTTCCTGTCCGGTGTGGTGCTTTTGTTTTCCGGTGCGACGCCTGAAATCGATACCCGCCTGGAACACATCGCTTACCTGATCCCCCATCGCCTGGTCGATGCCTCGCACTTCGGCGCCAGCCTGATCGGCGTGCTGTGCCTGATGCTCGCCCAGGGCTTGCGTCGCCGACTGTCTGCGGCGTGGATGCTGACCACCATTCTGTTGCTGGTAGGCGCCCTGCTCTCACTGCTCAAGGGTTTCGACTGGGAAGAAGCTACGCTGATGACCCTTACTGCGGCGCTGCTGGGGGTGTTCCGTCGTTCTTTCTATCGCCCTAGTCGCCTGACCGAAGTGCCGTTCTCGCCGCTGTATCTGGTGGCGAGCCTGTGCGTACTCGGTGCTTCGACCTGGCTGTTGCTGTTCGCCTATCAGGACGTGCCGTATAGCCATCAGTTGTGGTGGCAGTTCACCCTCGACGCCGACGCTCCGCGCGGCCTGCGTTCGTTGCTCGGCGCCGCAGTGCTGTTGCTGGTGATCGCCCTGACCTGGTTGCTGCGCACCGCACGCCCGGTGATTCATCTGCCGACCCCGGACGAACTGGAGCGCGCCACGAAGATTCTGATGGCCTCCTCGCAACCGGATGGTGGCCTGGCCCTGACCGGTGATAAGGCGTTGCTGTTTCACCCCAACGACGAAGCCTTCCTGATGTACGCCCGTCGTGGCCGCAGTCTGGTGGCGCTGTACGACCCGATCGGTCCCGGCCAACAACGGGCGGAAATGATCTGGCAGTTCCGCGACCTGTGCGACATCCACCACGCCCGTCCCGTGTTCTATCAAGTGCGCGCCGAGAACCTGCCGTACTACATGGACATCGGCCTGACCGCGATCAAGCTCGGCGAAGAAGCCCGGGTCGACCTGCATCGCTTTGACCTGGAAGCCAAGGGCAAAGAGATGAAGGACCTGCGCTACACCTGGAACCGCGGCACCCGCGACGGCCTGTCGTTGGAGATCCACGAGCCGGGCCAGGCGCCGATGGATGAGCTCAAGGTGATTTCCGATGCCTGGCTGACCGGCAAGAACGTGCGCGAGAAAGGCTTCTCCCTCGGCCGTTTCAGCGACGATTACCTGAAGCATTTCCGCATCGCGGTGATTCGCTTCGAAGGCCGTCCGGTGGCGTTCGCCAACCTGCTCGAGACTTACAGCCATGACCTGGCCAGCCTCGACCTGATGCGCTCGCACCCGGACGCCCCCAAGCTGACCATGGAGTTTCTGATGGTCGGCCTGATTCAACACTATAAGAGTCACGGATACGCGCGCTTCAGCCTGGGCATGGTGCCGTTGTCGGGGTTGCAACCCCGGCGTGGTGCACCGCTGACCCAGCGTCTGGGCTCGATGGTTTTCCGCCGTGGTGAGCAGCTGTACAACTTCCAAGGCTTGCGCCGCTTCAAAGACAAGTTCCAGCCTGACTGGGAACCCCGTTATATGGCGGTGCCCGCCGGACTCGATCCGCTGGTGGCACTGGCCGATACTGCTGCCCTGATCGCGGGCGGCTTGACTGGATTGGTGAAACGCTGA
- a CDS encoding potassium transporter Kup gives MGQASSHAAGTEHSAAKPLSMLVAAVGVVYGDIGTSPLYTLKEVFSGGYGVPVNHDGVLGILSLIFWSLIWVVSIKYMMFVLRADNQGEGGIMALTALARRAAGERRKLRSLLVVCGLIGAALFYGDSMITPAISVLSAIEGLGLAFDGIDHWVVPLSLVVLVGLFLIQRHGTARIGILFGPIMVTWFLVLGALGVYGISHSPEVLKALNPIWAVRFFMVHAGMGVAILGAVVLALTGAEALYADMGHFGRKPIARAWFLLVLPALVLNYFGQGALLLDNPEAARNPFYLLAPSWALIPLVGLSTMATVIASQAVISGAFSLTRQAIQLGYIPRMYIQHTSSDEQGQIYIGAVNWSLMVGVVLLVIGFESSGALASAYGVAVTGTMLMTTILVSAVMLLLWKWPPVLAVPVLIGFLLVDGLYFAANVPKIVQGGAFPVIAGIALFVLMTTWKRGKQLLVERLDEGALPLPIFISSIRVQPPHRVQGTAVFLTARSDAVPHALLHNLLHNQVLHEQVVLLTVVYEDIPRVPPARRFEVDSYGEGFFRVILHFGFTDEPDVPQALKLCHLDDLDFSPMRTTYFLSRETVIASKLEGMARWREALFAFMLKNANGNLRFFNLPLNRVIELGTQVEM, from the coding sequence ATGGGTCAGGCAAGTAGTCACGCGGCAGGCACCGAGCATTCGGCAGCGAAACCGCTGAGCATGCTGGTCGCGGCGGTCGGGGTAGTTTACGGCGACATCGGCACGAGCCCGTTGTACACCCTCAAAGAAGTGTTTTCCGGCGGTTACGGCGTGCCCGTCAACCACGACGGGGTGCTGGGCATTCTGTCGCTGATCTTCTGGTCGCTGATCTGGGTCGTATCGATCAAGTACATGATGTTCGTCCTGCGCGCCGACAACCAGGGCGAAGGCGGGATCATGGCACTGACCGCACTGGCGCGGCGGGCAGCGGGGGAGCGCAGGAAGTTGCGTTCGCTGCTGGTGGTCTGTGGCTTGATCGGCGCGGCGCTGTTCTACGGCGACAGCATGATCACCCCGGCGATCTCCGTACTCTCGGCCATCGAAGGTCTGGGTCTGGCGTTTGACGGGATCGACCATTGGGTCGTGCCATTGTCGCTGGTGGTGCTGGTGGGCCTGTTCCTGATCCAGCGTCACGGCACAGCGCGGATCGGCATTCTCTTCGGGCCGATCATGGTCACCTGGTTCCTGGTGCTCGGCGCCCTCGGCGTGTACGGCATCAGCCATTCCCCGGAAGTACTGAAGGCACTGAACCCGATCTGGGCCGTGCGCTTCTTCATGGTGCATGCCGGCATGGGCGTGGCGATCCTCGGCGCCGTGGTGCTGGCGCTGACCGGTGCCGAAGCGCTGTACGCTGACATGGGCCACTTCGGTCGCAAGCCGATTGCCCGGGCGTGGTTTCTGCTGGTGCTGCCGGCACTGGTGCTCAACTACTTCGGTCAGGGCGCCTTGCTGCTGGACAATCCGGAAGCGGCGCGCAACCCGTTCTATCTGCTGGCGCCGAGTTGGGCGTTGATTCCGCTGGTCGGCCTGTCGACCATGGCCACGGTGATCGCGTCCCAAGCGGTAATCTCCGGCGCGTTCTCCCTGACCCGTCAGGCGATTCAGCTCGGTTACATTCCACGCATGTACATCCAGCACACCTCCAGTGATGAGCAGGGCCAGATCTACATCGGTGCCGTGAACTGGTCGCTGATGGTCGGTGTTGTCTTGCTGGTGATCGGTTTCGAATCTTCCGGCGCCCTGGCCTCGGCCTACGGCGTGGCCGTGACCGGAACCATGCTGATGACCACGATTCTGGTGTCGGCGGTCATGCTGCTGCTGTGGAAGTGGCCACCGGTGCTGGCCGTGCCGGTGCTGATCGGCTTCCTGCTGGTGGACGGTCTGTACTTCGCCGCCAACGTGCCGAAGATCGTGCAGGGCGGCGCGTTCCCGGTGATCGCCGGTATCGCGCTGTTCGTGCTGATGACCACCTGGAAGCGCGGCAAGCAATTGCTGGTCGAGCGCCTGGACGAAGGCGCGCTGCCGCTGCCGATCTTCATCAGCAGCATCCGCGTCCAGCCACCGCATCGGGTTCAGGGCACTGCAGTGTTCCTCACCGCCCGCTCCGACGCCGTCCCGCATGCGCTGTTGCACAACCTGCTGCACAACCAGGTACTGCACGAGCAAGTGGTGCTGCTGACCGTGGTCTACGAAGACATCCCGCGTGTGCCGCCCGCACGTCGCTTTGAAGTGGATTCCTACGGCGAAGGCTTCTTCCGGGTGATCCTGCACTTCGGCTTCACCGACGAGCCGGACGTGCCGCAGGCGCTGAAACTGTGCCATCTGGACGACCTGGACTTCAGTCCGATGCGCACCACCTACTTCCTCAGCCGCGAAACGGTGATCGCCTCGAAACTCGAAGGCATGGCCCGCTGGCGTGAAGCGCTGTTCGCGTTCATGTTGAAGAATGCCAACGGGAACCTGCGGTTCTTCAATCTGCCGCTGAACCGGGTGATTGAGTTGGGGACGCAGGTGGAGATGTAG
- the dinB gene encoding DNA polymerase IV translates to MTQRKIIHVDCDCFYAAIEMRDDPRLAGKPLAVGGSADRRGVIATCNYEARAYGVRSAMSSGHALKLCPDLTIVKPRMDAYREASKEIHTIFRDYTDLIEPLSLDEAYLDVSDSAHFGGSATRIAQDIRRRVSNQLHITVSAGVAPNKFLAKIASDWKKPNGLFVITPDQVEDFVSGLPVSKLHGVGKVTADKLGKLGINDCLQLREWDKLALVREFGSFGERMWSLARGIDDRQVHNDSRRQSISVENTYDVDLPDLRSCLDKLPELLETLKTRMARIDSSYRPGKPFVKVKFHDFTQTTLEQAGAGRDLGSYQLMLTQAFNRGGKPVRLLGVGVRLEDLRGGFEQMELFDR, encoded by the coding sequence ATGACTCAGCGAAAAATCATCCACGTCGACTGTGACTGTTTCTACGCCGCCATCGAGATGCGGGACGATCCGCGTCTGGCCGGCAAGCCGTTGGCGGTGGGTGGTTCAGCGGACCGGCGGGGGGTGATCGCCACCTGCAATTATGAGGCGAGGGCATACGGCGTACGTTCGGCGATGTCTTCCGGGCATGCCTTGAAACTGTGCCCGGACCTGACCATCGTCAAGCCGCGAATGGATGCTTACCGTGAGGCATCGAAGGAAATACACACGATCTTTCGCGATTACACCGACCTGATCGAGCCGCTGTCACTGGACGAGGCCTACCTCGATGTCTCGGACAGCGCGCATTTCGGTGGCAGCGCCACGCGAATCGCCCAGGACATTCGGCGCCGGGTTTCCAATCAATTGCACATTACGGTCTCGGCCGGCGTCGCGCCGAACAAGTTTCTGGCCAAGATCGCCAGCGACTGGAAAAAACCCAACGGCCTGTTTGTCATCACCCCTGACCAGGTCGAAGACTTCGTCAGCGGTCTGCCGGTGAGCAAGTTGCACGGTGTCGGCAAAGTCACTGCCGACAAGCTGGGCAAGCTCGGTATCAACGACTGCCTGCAACTGCGTGAGTGGGACAAATTGGCGCTGGTGCGTGAATTCGGCAGTTTTGGCGAGCGGATGTGGAGCCTGGCGCGTGGGATAGATGACCGTCAGGTGCATAACGACAGTCGTCGTCAGTCGATCAGTGTCGAAAACACCTACGACGTGGACCTGCCGGATCTGCGCAGTTGCCTGGACAAGCTCCCTGAACTGCTGGAAACCCTGAAAACCCGCATGGCGCGGATCGACAGCAGCTACCGCCCGGGCAAGCCGTTCGTCAAAGTGAAGTTTCACGACTTTACCCAGACCACACTGGAACAGGCCGGGGCAGGGCGGGATCTGGGCAGTTATCAGTTGATGCTGACGCAGGCGTTCAATCGGGGTGGCAAACCGGTGCGGTTGCTGGGGGTGGGCGTGCGGCTGGAGGATTTGCGCGGCGGTTTTGAACAGATGGAGTTGTTTGATCGGTAG